A single window of Tenericutes bacterium MZ-XQ DNA harbors:
- a CDS encoding tyrosine--tRNA ligase, translated as MNLYDDLKWRGLIKDVSNEEEARRLLNEESVKFYCGFDPTGESLTVGHMVQIVRMLLLEKYGHTPIVLIGGATGLIGDPRQTSERKLLTLEESLKNADKIKNQLSLFLNPEKAIFVNNYDWIKNIDMISFLRDYGKHFSINYMLAKDTVQKRLDVGISYTEFSYMLIQAIDFLHLYRTHDCKIQFGGSDQWGNITTGLELIRKLEGDESKAVGLSSPLLLKADGSKFGKSESGALWLDKELTSPYEIYQYFVNASDQDVINYLKTLTLLSKEVIEDLEEKLQKQPELREAQKKLAEEVTELMHGKQALSEALRVTNALFSGDFNDLNENEFKMIEKTLDVAHLSSGTELVDALVETKLASSKREARQFITSNAVSINGEKIDDLAYTLSQEQTYHNRYVMMRRGKKKYALVILN; from the coding sequence ATGAATTTATATGATGATTTAAAATGGCGTGGACTGATCAAAGATGTCAGTAATGAAGAAGAAGCTAGACGCTTATTAAATGAAGAGAGCGTTAAATTTTATTGTGGATTTGACCCAACAGGAGAATCTCTTACCGTTGGACACATGGTCCAAATCGTTAGAATGTTATTACTAGAAAAATATGGACATACACCAATCGTATTGATTGGTGGAGCTACAGGTTTAATTGGTGATCCTAGACAAACAAGTGAAAGAAAGTTATTAACACTTGAGGAATCGCTAAAGAATGCAGATAAAATCAAGAACCAATTGAGTCTGTTTTTAAATCCTGAGAAAGCTATATTTGTTAATAATTATGATTGGATTAAAAATATTGATATGATCTCTTTTTTAAGAGATTATGGTAAACATTTTTCAATCAATTATATGCTTGCTAAAGATACTGTACAAAAAAGATTAGATGTAGGTATTTCATACACTGAGTTTTCTTATATGCTGATTCAAGCGATTGACTTTCTTCATTTATATAGAACACATGATTGTAAGATTCAATTTGGTGGTTCAGATCAATGGGGAAATATTACAACAGGTTTAGAACTTATTAGAAAACTTGAAGGTGATGAGTCAAAAGCTGTAGGTCTTAGTTCACCGTTGTTACTCAAAGCTGATGGATCCAAATTCGGTAAGAGTGAATCTGGTGCATTATGGCTAGATAAAGAATTAACAAGTCCATATGAGATTTATCAATACTTTGTTAATGCTTCTGATCAAGATGTTATTAATTATCTCAAAACTTTAACATTATTATCAAAAGAAGTTATTGAGGATCTAGAAGAAAAACTGCAAAAACAGCCAGAGCTTAGAGAAGCACAAAAGAAACTTGCTGAAGAAGTTACAGAGCTTATGCATGGGAAGCAAGCTTTAAGTGAAGCTTTAAGAGTAACAAATGCTTTATTTAGTGGAGATTTCAATGATTTAAATGAAAATGAGTTTAAAATGATTGAAAAAACACTTGATGTAGCGCATTTGTCAAGTGGGACAGAACTTGTTGATGCACTTGTTGAAACGAAACTAGCATCATCAAAAAGGGAAGCTAGACAGTTTATTACAAGTAACGCAGTGAGCATTAATGGTGAAAAAATAGATGATTTAGCATATACTTTAAGTCAAGAACAAACGTATCACAACCGTTATGTCATGATGAGACGAGGAAAGAAAAAATACGCACTTGTGATCCTAAACTAG
- a CDS encoding LacI family transcriptional regulator — MGNATIYDVAGAAGVSLATVSRVLNNPEKVKEETRQRVLKVIKELGYRPNVIARGLASRKTTTVGIVISDVTRASVAEMLGGIGDIAQNYKYSVKLFSIREDMDVNDILQDIVAEQLDGVLYLNDELSEKRIDDVRKVFVENQIPFVLANVVTDDPTVPMVSIDYEKAGYEITKMMIDDHRKDIYLLSTARRYSVNDKKEAGYAKAMTEAGLEPKIFRTSGDTHINRQHFTTFFSDKKIDAAIGVRDSIAVSFMNIARDHGKEVPEDLAVAGFQNTKYALLSRPNLTSIDVPVYDIGAVSMRLLTKLMNSKDVDNIRIILPHYIVTRESTRKN; from the coding sequence ATGGGTAATGCAACCATTTATGATGTTGCTGGTGCTGCAGGCGTATCTTTAGCTACAGTATCAAGAGTACTAAATAACCCTGAAAAGGTAAAAGAAGAAACGAGACAACGTGTCTTAAAAGTCATCAAAGAATTAGGGTATAGACCAAATGTGATTGCTAGAGGTCTAGCAAGTAGAAAAACAACAACGGTTGGTATCGTTATTTCAGATGTCACTAGGGCTTCAGTTGCTGAAATGTTAGGTGGTATCGGTGATATCGCTCAAAACTATAAATATTCAGTCAAGCTTTTTTCAATTCGTGAAGATATGGATGTTAATGATATTTTACAAGATATTGTTGCTGAACAACTTGATGGTGTCCTATATTTAAATGACGAGTTAAGTGAGAAGAGGATTGATGATGTTAGAAAAGTATTTGTTGAGAACCAAATTCCATTTGTTTTAGCAAATGTGGTTACTGATGACCCAACAGTACCTATGGTATCAATCGATTATGAAAAAGCTGGCTATGAAATCACTAAGATGATGATTGATGATCACCGTAAAGATATTTATTTATTAAGTACTGCTCGTCGTTATTCAGTGAATGATAAAAAAGAAGCAGGTTATGCTAAAGCGATGACTGAAGCAGGACTTGAACCAAAAATCTTTAGAACAAGTGGCGATACACATATTAATCGTCAACATTTTACAACGTTTTTTAGCGATAAGAAAATTGATGCTGCTATAGGTGTTAGAGATTCAATTGCGGTAAGCTTTATGAATATCGCAAGAGATCATGGAAAAGAAGTTCCAGAAGATTTAGCAGTTGCTGGATTCCAAAATACAAAATATGCACTTTTATCTAGACCTAACTTGACTTCTATTGATGTTCCAGTGTATGATATAGGTGCTGTCTCAATGAGACTACTTACGAAGCTCATGAACTCAAAAGATGTAGATAATATTAGAATTATATTACCACATTATATTGTTACTCGTGAGTCTACAAGAAAAAACTAA
- a CDS encoding 50S ribosomal protein L19 → MARLKGQALIASITNAYIKEVPEFGAGDTVKVFVKIKEGNRERIQLFEGLVIKRQGGGVSETFTVRKVSYGIGVERTFPLHSPAIDHIEVPRRGKVRRARLFYIRTLSAKASRIKEKR, encoded by the coding sequence ATGGCTAGATTAAAAGGGCAAGCATTAATTGCTTCAATTACAAATGCTTACATCAAAGAAGTACCTGAATTTGGTGCAGGGGATACTGTTAAAGTATTCGTTAAAATTAAAGAAGGTAACCGCGAACGTATTCAGTTATTCGAAGGACTTGTTATTAAAAGACAAGGCGGTGGAGTTTCTGAAACATTCACTGTAAGAAAAGTTTCTTACGGTATTGGTGTAGAGCGTACTTTCCCACTACATTCACCAGCGATTGACCACATCGAAGTACCACGTAGAGGTAAAGTAAGACGTGCTAGATTATTCTATATTCGCACGTTGTCAGCTAAGGCATCTAGAATTAAAGAAAAACGATAA
- a CDS encoding tRNA (guanosine(37)-N1)-methyltransferase TrmD: MKIDIITIFPEFFQAFLETSIIKRAIDQGLVEINMHQLRDYSHQKHNKIDDTPYGGGVGMLMQFPPFYDVINTLKTDDSYVIMLSPQGTVFNQKKATKLSSYQHLILICGHYEGIDARIEAFIDEEISIGDYVLTGGEIPAMILSDAVIRLVPGVIQEASYQEDSLQNGWLKYPQYTKPETYKGYKVPEILRSGHHKNIEDWRQKESIKRTYLKRPDLIKKIKMTDQEKMILEQIKSESKK, from the coding sequence ATGAAAATTGATATTATCACTATTTTCCCTGAGTTTTTCCAAGCTTTTTTAGAAACTTCCATCATTAAAAGAGCAATTGATCAAGGATTAGTTGAAATCAATATGCATCAACTTAGAGATTATTCACACCAAAAGCATAATAAAATTGACGATACACCCTATGGTGGTGGTGTTGGCATGCTGATGCAGTTCCCGCCATTTTATGATGTCATCAACACATTAAAAACTGATGATAGTTATGTGATTATGCTCTCACCACAAGGAACCGTATTTAACCAAAAGAAAGCAACAAAACTATCTTCATATCAACATTTAATTTTGATTTGTGGACATTACGAAGGCATTGATGCAAGAATAGAAGCATTTATTGATGAAGAAATATCTATTGGAGATTACGTGTTAACTGGCGGAGAGATACCTGCGATGATCTTAAGTGATGCTGTCATTAGACTTGTTCCTGGTGTCATCCAAGAAGCGTCCTATCAAGAAGATAGTCTTCAAAACGGTTGGTTAAAATATCCACAATATACAAAACCTGAAACCTATAAAGGGTATAAAGTTCCAGAAATATTAAGATCTGGACATCATAAAAACATCGAAGATTGGCGTCAAAAAGAAAGTATCAAAAGAACCTATTTAAAGCGGCCAGATTTAATTAAAAAAATAAAAATGACAGATCAAGAAAAAATGATTTTAGAACAAATCAAATCTGAAAGCAAAAAATAG
- a CDS encoding 16S rRNA processing protein RimM, translated as MYQIGKITNTHGIKGEVKIYSLSDFDRFLVGHEIYTLNKNDKTVFEIEQVRMHKGMYIVKFKGYDNINDILPYKGLFVYSDEEIEDQLEDDDYHYEDVIGKDVILENNEVIGKAVSLIEVPQGHLLEIEKLDGKKVLVPFIKEFIGEIDDQSIVIKPIEGLL; from the coding sequence ATGTATCAAATAGGAAAAATTACAAATACACATGGCATAAAAGGCGAGGTTAAAATCTACAGTTTAAGTGATTTTGACCGCTTTTTAGTTGGTCATGAGATATATACCTTAAATAAAAATGATAAAACCGTTTTTGAAATCGAACAAGTTCGAATGCATAAAGGGATGTATATCGTTAAGTTTAAAGGGTATGATAATATCAATGATATACTTCCATATAAAGGGTTATTCGTATATTCTGATGAAGAGATAGAAGATCAACTTGAAGATGATGATTATCATTACGAAGATGTCATCGGTAAAGATGTTATATTAGAAAACAATGAAGTTATTGGTAAAGCAGTAAGTTTAATTGAGGTACCACAAGGACATTTGCTTGAAATCGAAAAGCTAGATGGAAAAAAAGTGTTAGTTCCTTTTATTAAAGAGTTCATCGGTGAAATTGATGATCAATCCATAGTGATCAAACCTATAGAGGGTTTATTATGA
- a CDS encoding 30S ribosomal protein S16, with amino-acid sequence MAVRLRLQRFGSNKKPFYRVVASESSKPRDGKFLEIIGTYDPLIGKVSVDQDKVQKWMNNGALPTDTVRSLFKKYNVLDK; translated from the coding sequence ATGGCAGTTAGATTAAGATTACAACGTTTTGGTTCAAATAAGAAACCATTCTATAGAGTTGTAGCAAGTGAATCAAGTAAACCAAGAGACGGTAAATTCTTAGAAATTATTGGAACTTATGATCCACTGATTGGAAAAGTTTCAGTAGATCAAGATAAAGTACAAAAATGGATGAATAATGGTGCATTACCAACTGATACTGTTAGAAGTTTATTTAAAAAGTACAACGTTTTAGACAAATAA
- a CDS encoding peptide deformylase, with translation MILMKNIIREGHKTLEMVAKEVKVPLSNADKKLLKDLLQYVKNSQNEEMVEKYGLRPAVGIAAPQVNVSKRMFACHVQDFDGTLYSYALVNPVLTSKSQEIIYLPGGEGCLSVDRETEGITPRYKSVTFEALHYDIKSDQLIPVKLELEGYVGIVFQHEFDHINGIMYTTKLFDNLPNAKPAFEFLDHSVDTVE, from the coding sequence ATGATATTAATGAAAAACATCATTCGTGAAGGCCATAAGACACTAGAAATGGTTGCTAAAGAAGTCAAGGTTCCTTTGTCGAATGCTGACAAAAAACTATTAAAAGATTTATTACAATATGTAAAGAATTCTCAAAATGAAGAAATGGTTGAAAAATACGGTCTTAGACCAGCAGTTGGTATAGCTGCACCACAAGTCAATGTATCAAAACGTATGTTTGCTTGTCATGTTCAAGACTTTGATGGAACTCTTTATTCTTACGCTCTAGTCAATCCGGTGCTTACAAGTAAAAGTCAAGAAATTATATACTTACCTGGTGGTGAAGGATGTCTTAGTGTGGATCGTGAAACTGAAGGTATCACCCCTAGATATAAATCAGTGACTTTTGAAGCACTCCATTATGATATAAAGTCTGATCAACTCATTCCAGTAAAACTAGAACTAGAAGGCTATGTAGGCATTGTTTTCCAACATGAATTTGATCATATTAATGGCATCATGTATACAACAAAGCTATTTGATAATCTACCAAATGCAAAACCTGCATTCGAATTTCTTGATCATTCAGTAGATACAGTTGAATAA
- a CDS encoding 30S ribosomal protein S4, producing the protein MSRFTGSTWKTSRRLGYSISETGKELKKRPYAPGQHGQRRSKLSGYGLQLQEKQKVRFTYGVSEKQFRRIFDDAAKIRGIHGENFLRLLEARLDNVVYRLGLARTRAQARQLVNHGHILVDGKKVDIPSYRLVPGQQIKLREASKDLKIVKEALEAQFRSVDFVTYDQETNVGVFARYPERNEILQEVNEQLIVEFYNR; encoded by the coding sequence ATGTCACGTTTCACTGGATCAACATGGAAAACTTCACGTCGTTTAGGTTATTCAATTTCTGAAACAGGAAAAGAATTAAAAAAACGTCCTTATGCACCTGGTCAACATGGTCAACGTCGTTCTAAATTAAGCGGATACGGTCTACAACTTCAAGAAAAACAAAAAGTTAGATTCACTTATGGCGTATCTGAAAAACAATTTAGAAGAATCTTCGATGATGCTGCTAAGATCAGAGGTATTCATGGTGAAAATTTCTTACGTTTATTGGAAGCACGTTTAGATAACGTTGTCTACCGTTTAGGATTAGCTAGAACTAGAGCACAAGCTCGTCAATTAGTAAATCATGGACACATCTTAGTTGATGGTAAAAAAGTAGATATTCCATCTTATCGTTTAGTTCCAGGTCAACAAATCAAATTAAGAGAAGCTTCAAAAGATTTAAAAATCGTAAAAGAAGCTTTAGAAGCACAATTTAGATCAGTTGATTTTGTTACTTACGACCAAGAAACAAATGTTGGTGTATTCGCGCGTTATCCTGAAAGAAATGAAATTCTTCAAGAAGTTAACGAACAATTAATCGTCGAATTCTACAACAGATAA
- a CDS encoding triose-phosphate isomerase, whose translation MKRIPMIAGNWKMFKTKDDALAFIYAVNVKVPEKEKVESVICAPAIFLRDLVKREGEDLRIGAQNMHELDEGAYTGEISAGMLKSYGVEYVVIGHSERREYYNETDESVNKKLIQAVRHEITPIVCVGESLEIRENGTTNTFVKDQVVKAYQNVTEKEVLKTVIAYEPIWAIGTGKTATPEQANETIKAIRDVLVELYGTTIAEQIRILYGGSVKPNNVDELLAQSDIDGALVGGASLDPESFLTLVNAALK comes from the coding sequence ATGAAAAGAATTCCTATGATTGCAGGGAACTGGAAGATGTTTAAGACAAAAGATGATGCATTAGCATTCATCTATGCTGTAAATGTCAAGGTTCCTGAAAAAGAAAAAGTTGAATCAGTGATTTGTGCACCAGCAATCTTCTTAAGAGATTTAGTGAAACGCGAGGGAGAAGATTTAAGAATAGGTGCCCAAAATATGCACGAACTTGACGAAGGTGCATATACTGGTGAGATTAGTGCAGGTATGTTGAAATCTTATGGTGTTGAGTATGTTGTGATTGGACATAGTGAACGCCGTGAGTATTATAATGAAACTGACGAATCAGTTAATAAAAAATTGATTCAAGCAGTTCGTCATGAAATCACACCTATCGTTTGTGTCGGTGAATCTTTAGAAATTAGAGAAAATGGCACAACAAATACGTTTGTTAAAGATCAAGTTGTTAAAGCTTATCAAAATGTTACTGAAAAAGAAGTTTTAAAAACAGTTATTGCTTATGAACCTATTTGGGCAATTGGTACTGGAAAAACAGCGACACCTGAACAAGCAAATGAAACCATTAAAGCGATTAGAGATGTATTAGTTGAACTTTATGGAACGACTATTGCAGAACAGATCAGAATTCTATATGGTGGCTCAGTGAAACCAAATAACGTTGATGAATTACTAGCACAATCAGATATTGATGGTGCATTAGTTGGTGGTGCTTCACTTGATCCAGAATCATTTTTGACACTTGTAAATGCAGCATTAAAATAA
- a CDS encoding Cro/Cl family transcriptional regulator, whose product MVNIGKKIRALRLGNNLTQEELANRLELTKGYISQLENNLTSPSMQTLFSILEVLGTDVHEFFSHEEEQTVVFKKEDFNEKENDLLKHKVSWVVPNALKYEMEPIIIDIEPGGQSEIDNPHAGEEFGYVLEGQITLVLNKRRYVIRKGETFYYLANKEHYLMNPSNQKAKVLWVSTPPMF is encoded by the coding sequence ATGGTAAATATTGGGAAAAAAATAAGAGCACTTCGGTTAGGAAATAACTTAACCCAAGAAGAACTAGCAAACCGTTTAGAACTTACTAAAGGATATATATCTCAACTAGAAAACAATTTAACATCTCCATCGATGCAAACCTTATTTTCGATCTTAGAGGTGTTAGGAACTGATGTTCATGAATTCTTTAGTCATGAAGAAGAACAAACGGTGGTCTTCAAAAAAGAAGATTTCAATGAAAAAGAAAATGACTTACTAAAACACAAAGTAAGTTGGGTTGTACCAAACGCATTAAAATATGAAATGGAGCCTATCATCATCGATATAGAACCAGGTGGACAGTCTGAAATTGATAATCCACATGCAGGTGAAGAATTTGGTTATGTCCTTGAGGGGCAAATTACACTTGTCTTAAATAAAAGAAGATACGTGATTAGAAAAGGCGAAACATTTTATTATTTAGCAAATAAAGAACATTATTTGATGAATCCTAGTAACCAGAAAGCAAAGGTACTATGGGTTTCAACACCACCAATGTTTTAA
- a CDS encoding phosphoglycerate kinase, which translates to MAKKTVRDVELKGKKVLVRVDFNVPLKDGEISDENRIVQALPTIKYILEKGGRAILFSHLGRIKEAKDLEKNSLRVVAKRLSELLNQEVKFIPETRGQALEDAVSALKDGEILMFENTRFEDLDGKKESKNNPELGKYWASLGDVFVNDAFGTAHREHASNVGISNNIKETVAGFLLEKEINFIGGALENPERPFVAILGGAKVSDKIEVIKNLLKVADRVLIGGGMAYTFFKAMGYEIGTSLLEADKVDLAKELLEISQGKILLGEDIITGKSFDPETEKNVRTIDQIPADEMGMDIGPRTAEKFDSIIKEAKTVVWNGPLGVFEFPRFADGTRHVAQSLVEIKDQATTIIGGGDSAAAVIQFGLEDGFTHISTGGGASLEYLEGKLLPGIECVDNK; encoded by the coding sequence ATGGCTAAAAAGACTGTGAGAGATGTCGAATTAAAAGGAAAGAAAGTTTTAGTAAGAGTTGATTTCAACGTTCCACTTAAAGACGGTGAAATTAGTGATGAAAACCGTATTGTCCAAGCACTACCAACGATTAAGTATATTTTAGAAAAAGGTGGTAGAGCAATATTATTTTCACATCTTGGCAGAATTAAAGAAGCTAAAGATTTAGAAAAGAATAGCTTAAGAGTAGTAGCAAAAAGATTAAGTGAATTATTAAACCAAGAAGTTAAGTTTATTCCAGAAACAAGAGGTCAAGCATTAGAGGATGCTGTATCTGCATTAAAAGATGGGGAAATCCTAATGTTTGAAAATACCCGTTTTGAAGATTTAGATGGCAAAAAAGAAAGCAAAAACAATCCAGAACTAGGTAAATACTGGGCTTCACTTGGTGATGTGTTTGTAAATGACGCATTTGGTACAGCACATCGTGAACATGCATCAAATGTTGGTATTTCAAACAACATCAAAGAGACTGTTGCTGGTTTCTTATTAGAAAAAGAAATTAATTTTATTGGGGGAGCATTAGAAAATCCTGAAAGACCATTTGTTGCAATTTTAGGTGGAGCAAAAGTTTCTGATAAGATTGAAGTTATTAAAAATTTATTGAAGGTTGCAGACCGCGTTTTAATTGGTGGCGGTATGGCATATACATTCTTTAAAGCAATGGGTTATGAAATTGGCACTTCTTTATTAGAAGCAGACAAAGTAGACCTAGCTAAAGAATTACTAGAGATTTCTCAAGGTAAAATTTTATTAGGTGAAGATATCATAACAGGTAAATCATTCGATCCAGAAACAGAAAAAAATGTAAGAACTATTGATCAAATCCCAGCTGATGAAATGGGTATGGATATTGGACCTAGAACTGCTGAAAAATTTGATTCAATCATAAAAGAAGCTAAAACTGTTGTTTGGAATGGACCACTTGGAGTGTTTGAGTTTCCTAGATTTGCAGATGGTACGCGTCATGTTGCACAATCATTAGTTGAAATCAAAGATCAAGCAACAACAATTATTGGTGGTGGCGATTCAGCTGCTGCGGTCATCCAATTTGGATTAGAAGATGGATTCACACACATTTCAACAGGTGGCGGCGCGTCTTTAGAATATTTAGAAGGAAAATTACTGCCTGGTATTGAATGTGTTGATAACAAATAA
- a CDS encoding sugar ABC transporter ATP-binding protein, with protein sequence MATLKLKDINKVYPNGVQAVFDFNLQIRDKEFIVFVGPSGCGKSTTLRMIAGLEEITSGELYIDDELVNDKAPKDRNIAMVFQSYALYPHMTVYDNMAFGLKLRKMPKDVINEKVQEAADILGLTPYLKRKPKALSGGQRQRVALGRAIVRNAKVFLMDEPLSNLDAKLRVQMRGELIKLHNKIETTTIYVTHDQIEAMTMASRIVVMKDGYIMQVGAPKDIYDNPENMFVAGFIGTPPMNFIYGKVDKSGLFVAGEHKVQVPEDKMEIIKSNGMVDKEIVLGIRPEDIHDEKVVMDTYPGAVLKLKVDVAELLGSETNIYTQVNESNICAVVNARANISIGDDIKLALDMNKSHFFNPETELVLKLKD encoded by the coding sequence ATGGCTACTTTAAAATTAAAAGATATTAACAAAGTATACCCAAATGGTGTTCAAGCTGTATTTGACTTTAATCTACAAATTAGAGATAAAGAATTTATTGTATTTGTTGGACCTTCAGGATGTGGGAAATCAACGACACTTAGAATGATCGCTGGGTTAGAAGAAATTACTTCAGGAGAATTATACATTGATGATGAGTTAGTAAATGATAAAGCACCTAAAGATAGAAATATCGCGATGGTATTCCAATCTTACGCTTTATATCCTCATATGACTGTTTATGATAACATGGCTTTTGGTCTAAAACTAAGAAAAATGCCAAAAGATGTGATTAACGAAAAAGTTCAAGAAGCTGCAGATATTCTAGGTCTTACTCCATATTTAAAACGTAAACCTAAAGCTTTATCAGGTGGACAAAGACAACGTGTTGCCTTAGGTAGAGCAATCGTTCGTAATGCTAAAGTATTCTTAATGGATGAACCATTATCAAACTTAGATGCTAAATTACGTGTGCAAATGCGCGGTGAGTTAATTAAACTTCACAATAAGATCGAAACAACAACAATTTATGTAACCCATGACCAAATTGAAGCGATGACAATGGCTTCAAGAATTGTAGTTATGAAAGATGGTTATATTATGCAAGTTGGTGCACCTAAAGATATTTATGACAATCCAGAAAATATGTTCGTTGCTGGATTCATTGGTACACCTCCAATGAACTTTATCTATGGTAAAGTCGATAAGAGTGGTTTATTTGTTGCTGGTGAACATAAAGTTCAAGTTCCAGAAGATAAGATGGAAATCATCAAATCAAATGGTATGGTTGATAAAGAAATCGTTTTAGGTATTAGACCTGAAGACATTCATGATGAAAAAGTGGTTATGGATACTTACCCAGGAGCAGTACTTAAGTTAAAAGTTGACGTTGCAGAATTATTAGGATCTGAAACAAACATTTATACTCAAGTTAATGAATCTAATATTTGTGCAGTTGTAAATGCAAGAGCAAATATCTCAATTGGTGATGATATCAAATTAGCACTTGACATGAATAAGTCACATTTCTTTAATCCAGAAACTGAATTAGTATTAAAATTAAAAGATTAA